ATAATAAAGCGGAACAAAATAAACAGATGGAACAATGGCAGGGGCATGAACCGTAAGATAAATGCTTTCAAAGTTAAAGTTAGGAATATCTTTAACTTTATTCGTTAACGTTTCAATAATAGGTCTCATTTCATCAGGGGACAAAATTTTATGAACTTTCCATCCTTCGTCTGTTAATAGAAGCTCAACTCCACGGACCCCTTCCTGATACCGTACAGGGCCATCTCCATTTGCCGGAAAATCCTCATATATGTATCCTTTATCTCCAGTTAGCGTAAATTTTGTATTTTCTTCATATTTAAAAAAGGGAATATAATAAGGGGCAAAATCCGACCCATACGTTTGATACTTACCATCTGTATAGACTAAATTTGCTTCCAGAAAGGACTGCCTGAAATCTGAAGTAACATATGGACTTAAAATTGAAAATATCTCTTCAATTGTCCTGGGTTTTTCAGATAAAGAGACTTGAGCTTGAAATGTATTTTGTACAAGAGTGATTGCTTGTCCTTTGTTAAGCGATTCTTCTGCCTTTACTTCTAGGTTAATGATTATCATAAATAAGGCGATAATAAAAAGTCCTGTTATTTTCTTCATTTTGGATTGATCATCTCCCTAAAAGGTTGTATCCAAATTGTATCAATTGCCAAGGTGTGATTGATAAGTAATCGTTCGTGAAATCACGCTAATTTCTTACAAAAATTCCCCTTTCTGTTCTAAAGCTTCATTGGAAAATGTTGAAATATGTAGAGCTTTCCAATATAAAATCCCTCGCAGGTACAAGACGAGGGATTGATTTTATCTATAAAATTGAAAGGTAAAATAAAAAATGAAAAGCAAAACTAAGACGCCAAAAATAATATATGCTAAGAAAACAGGATTTCTCAAATAAGGATGATCCTGAACATCTTCATCGATTTTAGTGTCTATCTCTCCCCTAATAACTCTCTGTTGTTTAGCAGCGTAATACGTATAGACCAATGAAAAAATAGAAATGACTACTGCTCCTATTGTTAAGATCATCATAAAACTTGACATGTTTTCATTCCTCCTAAAAATGGGGAATCATTTGCGAACGTGTTTCAGCATTTCCCAGTGATTAAAACGGAATTATTTCTTTAAACTTACCTTTCCACCACAACGGTTTCATTACCCCGTTTAATTTTTGGCAGTTTAAAGTAAATTTTCCTCTTCAAAAAGGAATGAATAGGACAAGTCAATAAATAAAAAGAAACGATTGGTGATAGGGATAGAGAAGGTCCGGATCCATTCACCTGTTTCAATATCACTATACAGGTCGGACAATAACCCCTGTTTGGATCGGCTCATTTTAAATACATTCTCAAGAAAATAAGGTCTCCAGCTCCAATTTTTTTGAAGATACTCCTTTTGGTTGATCCACTGATCACCTTGTCTAAGTAAATTGGATGATAGCTGATAGCCATCATCATCACATACGTATAATCTAAAGGCACGATCCTTTAAAATTTTTGCGGCTTCTAAGATCAGCTCTTCAAATGCATGGTTATGCTTATATTTATCCAGCAGACCATTTAAATCCTCAAAAAGCATCGTTTCCAGGGCTTTTAATGCCTCGAGCTTTTTCTTCTCGAACGACATAAACCGGGATAATTCCTTTTTTAGCAGCTCTTTACTTTTATCTTTTTTTTCAAATACTGCTGAAGACTTCGCTAATAACGGTCCTTGATAATACCTTCCGCCATTCTTCCAGGCAAACATTAACTGATGTTCCATTTCAATCTTATCAAACATTAATGTAGCCCCGATTTTTCGGGCAAATGAACTTAGGGCATAGATCGTTTCATCAAAGCCAATCGTCCCAGATTGTGACTTTAAGGATGACAGATGGACCCGGATAAAATGAGGGGATAAAGGAGCTATCCGCTCTAGCCGCACACCGCTTGATTCAGCATTTTCAATCGCAATCCGAATGCCAAAGGTTTTGATGAATTGAACCGTGTGTTCAATTGATCCTTCAATCCCTTTTAAACTTTCCTCAGGCAATACAAAAATAATTTGTGACGGCAGAAACCCTGCTTCTTTTTTTGAAAGAATCGTTTTTATTATTGTTTCTTCTACATCATAGATGAGAATATTAGGATCCATTCGAAACGCTAAAAATCCGGCTTGCTGCGCTTGAATAAAATGATCCAATGCCCGATTGATTAAATGTGCATATGCCTCTAACCGGTATTCCTCTGGAATTTGCTGATCCATAAAAAAAGAATCCAGATCTCCATCTGTATGCTCTTCTCTAAATTTTCCCATCACTTCATAACCGACAATTTGCAGATCTTCAGCACTAAAAAAAGGTTCATAAAAAGGAAGTAAATGATTCATATTTGAAATGATGTCAAGTGGGTCAATATTCATCCGATGGATCACCCTTTTCTTCCAAATCTTATTCAACATGGATTCATTCGTCTCAGACCATTCTAAATATAAGCGGTATTAAGAGGGAGGTCTTACCTATATGAAGCGGCTGATCTTCTTATTCATGTTTTTCCCGCTTATTGGATGTCAGCAAACTGAATCCAATCATTATCAAGCTTCACCTTATAAAATAAATTATGAACCAAAAAAATTAGTCCAACAAGAAGAAGTTAAAAAAGAAATGATGGTGGATGTCCCATTAATCAAACAAAACCCAGAATTGAAATTCGGATGTGAAGTGACTAGTACAGCTATGTTACTCCAATATGCCGGGGTTCCTGTAAATAAAATGGAGCTATATAAGCAAGTTAAAAAAGACCCAGACCCGTTAGTTGAGAGAAACGGCAATATTATCAGCTGGGGTAATCCTGCAGACGGTTTTGTAGGAGATATGACAGGAAAAAAGAAGGGGTATGCTGTTTTTGATCAGCCTATTGAAGATCTCGTTAATCAATATTTAGACGGAAAAGCCATTAATTTTACGAACCAGCCCTTTTCCTCTTTATTAACACATGTAGGAAAAGGCTTTCCTATTGTAATTTGGACAACAGGAGATTATAAACTGCCAAATAGATGGGAATCTTGGGAACATCAAGGAAAAACGATTAAAACACCATTAGATCTTCATGTAGTTGTATTAGTCGGCTATGATCAAGAATATGTGTATCTGAATGACCCCCTTAGCGGAGTCAAACAAGCAAAAGTAGATAAAGAGCAATTTATTCAATCCTGGGATGCATTAGAAAAAAGAGCCGTCAGTTACCATGAGTAGCTGACGGCTTTATGATAGACCGTTTTCCTGATCTATTAACAATTGATTTAATTTCGTTAAGGATCTGACAATCGTTTTTTTTCGGTTATATCCTTTGGCAGTGACAACTGTATTGCCATAAACGGCAATTGCTTTGCCAAAATCGCCAGCTCTTTGGTAGCCATATATCCATACTTTAATAGTTCCATTAACATTAGGTAAGACAAGCACTTCCATTTTAGCTTGAGACTTCATTTTGGCTCCCCCTAAAGCTATTAAAATAGCAGTTATACAAACTGTAAAGGAAATTAGACCTTTTTGTCAAAGTTTTAGCAATCCCGATTTGTATTTTATAGACAGGATAATAATGACAATTTCCATTTTCTTTAGACTCTGATAGTATTTAGTGATATAGGAAGGACAGCTTTTAATCTATTATCGTCTTTCCAGCAGTTTTTTTGAAATAGATCCATAATAAAAGAATTTCAGGTTGGGATTATCATGAAGAAAAAGATTTCAAGAAGGAGCTTTTTAACACGAGGGTTTAAAACCATTGGCGCTTTTATTGCCTCCGTTTCTGGAGGTTATTATTATGCTAAACATTTGGAGCCTTTTTGGCTAGAAATAAATTCATATACGATTAAAAAACAAACGATTTCACCGGGGTTAGCCGGAATTAGAATTCTGCAATTCAGCGATACTCATCTGGGTTTCCACTATGACCTATCAGATCTTACCCTTATTGTAGATAAAATTAAGGTTTTAAAACCAGATATCATTGTGTTTACAGGGGATTTGATGGATGAGCCGCAAAACTATCCCTATCCAGATCAAATTATTCCCATTCTTCAATCATTATCTGCTCCTCTAGGGAAATATGCTGTGTATGGCAATCATGATCACGGTGGCTATGGAACAAACCTTTACGGCCAAATTATGAAGCTTTCTGGTTTTACGCTTTTACAAAATGAGGTAATCACAGTTGCCAGG
This window of the Bacillus oleivorans genome carries:
- a CDS encoding DUF3993 domain-containing protein, giving the protein MKKITGLFIIALFMIIINLEVKAEESLNKGQAITLVQNTFQAQVSLSEKPRTIEEIFSILSPYVTSDFRQSFLEANLVYTDGKYQTYGSDFAPYYIPFFKYEENTKFTLTGDKGYIYEDFPANGDGPVRYQEGVRGVELLLTDEGWKVHKILSPDEMRPIIETLTNKVKDIPNFNFESIYLTVHAPAIVPSVYFVPLYYTSLLLSHISVGYL
- a CDS encoding EAL domain-containing protein — translated: MNIDPLDIISNMNHLLPFYEPFFSAEDLQIVGYEVMGKFREEHTDGDLDSFFMDQQIPEEYRLEAYAHLINRALDHFIQAQQAGFLAFRMDPNILIYDVEETIIKTILSKKEAGFLPSQIIFVLPEESLKGIEGSIEHTVQFIKTFGIRIAIENAESSGVRLERIAPLSPHFIRVHLSSLKSQSGTIGFDETIYALSSFARKIGATLMFDKIEMEHQLMFAWKNGGRYYQGPLLAKSSAVFEKKDKSKELLKKELSRFMSFEKKKLEALKALETMLFEDLNGLLDKYKHNHAFEELILEAAKILKDRAFRLYVCDDDGYQLSSNLLRQGDQWINQKEYLQKNWSWRPYFLENVFKMSRSKQGLLSDLYSDIETGEWIRTFSIPITNRFFLFIDLSYSFLFEEENLL
- a CDS encoding C39 family peptidase, producing the protein MKRLIFLFMFFPLIGCQQTESNHYQASPYKINYEPKKLVQQEEVKKEMMVDVPLIKQNPELKFGCEVTSTAMLLQYAGVPVNKMELYKQVKKDPDPLVERNGNIISWGNPADGFVGDMTGKKKGYAVFDQPIEDLVNQYLDGKAINFTNQPFSSLLTHVGKGFPIVIWTTGDYKLPNRWESWEHQGKTIKTPLDLHVVVLVGYDQEYVYLNDPLSGVKQAKVDKEQFIQSWDALEKRAVSYHE
- a CDS encoding metallophosphoesterase, producing the protein MKKKISRRSFLTRGFKTIGAFIASVSGGYYYAKHLEPFWLEINSYTIKKQTISPGLAGIRILQFSDTHLGFHYDLSDLTLIVDKIKVLKPDIIVFTGDLMDEPQNYPYPDQIIPILQSLSAPLGKYAVYGNHDHGGYGTNLYGQIMKLSGFTLLQNEVITVARNSDIFYLAGLDDAMLGSPDFQAIANKMSGNPFKLLLSHAPDLADIASSFGFDFQLSGHSHGGQVQIPFLGALVKPPFGEKYYDGFYEINHDQPLTLYVNRGLGTTRLPFRFLSRPEITMFTLESD